One Salvelinus sp. IW2-2015 linkage group LG35, ASM291031v2, whole genome shotgun sequence DNA segment encodes these proteins:
- the LOC111958575 gene encoding teashirt homolog 1-like, producing MPRRKQQEPRRSAAYSPEDEFKAGAVDEEHLQDDGLSLNGEDTAYLCNEEEDGGQPPSYRASPLSNGTNPDAGYGSPLSDASDRLTDFKSTSSRDGHEXEEAPLPSGPNNGLSLRDSLAQMKAVYANLISDASWSSIAMDIMKATPATAGAIPTATSPTTTTTHNNSHSENSNASSHHHNGRRSTATANHHTSSGSSNGTAATSISSNSGTSSGGGGACNGGAVAYDWHQAALAKTFQHTPYQLLPEPSLFSTVQLYRQNNKLYGSVFTGASKFRCKDCSGAYDTLVGLTVHMNESGHYRDDNKDKEEERGKRWSKPRKRSLMEMEGKEDAQKVLKCMYCGHSFESLQDLSVHMIKTKHYQKVPLKEPMPALATKLMXSAKKRALQDALVSPCSPDSVHGSGGHMXQGDXGKDPKSTTNPYVTPNNRYGYQNGASYTWQFEARKAQILKCMECGSSHDTLQQLTAHMMVTGHFLKVTNSASKKGKQLVFDPVVEEKIQSIPLPPTTNRLPVPSVKSQPVSPALSCGSDEKREPEDERMEASEPGEKKIKEEKEEPGEKTEVNAGSYKYLTEEDLEEAPKGGLDILKSLENTVSSAISKAQTGTPQWGGGYPSIHAAYQLQGHMKHAALHSSVQSVQIQPVFNSGLRGLVTQDSGSVSHSPRSPASPPSLRSNVTAMEELVEKVTRKAVAAAVKKEKEEKMVSLDRHRHPSSIKSPSPVLKEQRDHQSAPNDLTVGKPLVRNSSPGNVESELVCKKEPKESLVDNHHSHSKNGPETRQSPITNGTNSLGIITDHSPERPFINPLSALQSIMNNHLGKASKPVSPAGDPLAMLYKISNSMMEKPAFNQTQAKQPEPINCYYQYESNDQPMDLRKSKNSNSNNNNSNNNNSNNNNSNSSTVINSNSSINGNKPIMSSLSLSDISSPLRENALMDISDMVKNLTGRLTPKSSTPSSISEKSDADGSAFEDALDDLSPVQKRKGRQSNWNPQHLLILQAQFCSSLQETPEGRYAMTDLGPQERVHICKFTGLSMTTISHWLANVKYQLRRTGGTKFLKNMDSCQPVFLCGDCASQFRTASAYIGHLESHLGFSLKDLSKLSNEHLREQQAASKVITDKMTFGSTLASLTAPDDDTXSVYQCRLCNRTFVSKHAVKLHLSKTHGKSPEDHLVFVTALEKLEK from the coding sequence CGTACTCACCAGAGGACGAGTTTAAGGCAGGAGCAGTCGATGAGGAACACCTGCAGGATGACGGGCTGTCACTGAACGGGGAGGACACCGCGTACCTTTGCAacgaggaagaggatggaggccAGCCGCCCAGCTACCGGGCCTCTCCACTCAGYAACGGCACCAACCCAGACGCYGGCTACGGCTCCCCGCTCAGCGATGCCAGCGACCGKCTCACAGACttcaagagcacctcctccagggATGGCCATGAGARGGAGGARGCSCCCCTCCCCTCTGGACCGAACAATGGYCTCTCCCTGAGGGACAGCCTGGCTCAGATGAAAGCTGTCTATGCAAACCTGATCTCAGATGCCTCCTGGTCCAGCATTGCCATGGACATCATGAAAGCCACGCCTGCTACTGCTGGCGCCATCCCCACCGCCACCAgccccaccactaccaccacacacaacaacagccacAGTGAGAACAGCAATGCTAGCAGCCACCACCACAATGGGAGAAGAAGTACCGCCACCGCCAACCACCACACAAGCAGTGGCAGCTCTAACGGCACCGCGGCTACCTCCATCAGTAGCAACAGTGGCACCAGCAGTGGCGGTGGTGGTGCTTGTAACGGTGGGGCTGTGGCCTATGACTGGCACCAGGCAGCCTTGGCTAAGACCTTCCAGCATACCCCTTACCAACTGCTGCCTGAGCCCAGCCTGTTCAGCACGGTGCAGCTCTACCGCCAAAACAACAAGCTCTACGGCTCAGTCTTCACCGGCGCCAGCAAGTTCCGCTGCAAAGACTGCAGCGGCGCCTACGACACGCTGGTGGGCCTCACGGTCCACATGAACGAGTCGGGCCACTACCGTGACGACAACAAGGACAAGGAGGAAGAGCGGGGCAAGCGCTGGTCCAAGCCCCGCAAGCGCTCCCTGATGGAGATGGAGGGCAAAGAGGACGCTCAGAAGGTGCTCAAGTGCATGTACTGCGGCCACTCCTTCGAGTCTCTGCAAGACCTGAGCGTCCACATGATCAAGACCAAGCATTACCAGAAAGTGCCTCTCAAAGAACCGATGCCAGCCCTGGCCACTAAACTGATGYCCTCTGCCAAAAAAAGAGCCCTCCAGGAYGCCCTGGTATCCCCATGCTCCCCAGACTCTGTMCATGGTAGCGGTGGCCACATGCMCCAAGGGGACRTTGGGAAAGACCCCAAGTCCACGACAAACCCCTAYGTCACACCCAACAACCGCTACGGCTATCAGAACGGTGCCAGCTACACTTGGCAGTTCGAGGCTCGCAAGGCCCAGATCCTGAAGTGCATGGAGTGCGGGAGCTCCCATGATACActgcagcagctgactgcccacATGATGGTCACGGGCCACTTCCTCAAGGTCACCAACTCTGCCTCAAAAAAGGGCAAGCAGCTAGTGTTTGACCCAGTGGTGGAGGAGAAGATCCAATCCATCCCTCTGCCACCCACCACCAACAGGCTTCCCGTCCCCAGTGTCAAATCTCAGCCTGTCTCCCCCGCACTCTCCTGCGGCTCTGACGAAAAGAGAGAACCGGAAGACGAGAGGATGGAGGCGAGCGAACCCGGGGAGAAAAAGatcaaagaggagaaggaagagccaGGTGAGAAGACTGAGGTGAACGCTGGGTCATATAAGTATCTGACAGAGGAGGACCTGGAGGAGGCTCCTAAAGGAGGTTTGGACATCCTCAAGTCCCTGGAGAACACTGTGTCCAGTGCCATCAGCAAGGCCCAGACGGGCACGCCTCAGTGGGGTGGTGGCTACCCCAGCATCCACGCTGCTTACCAGCTCCAGGGCCACATGAAGCATGCAGCACTGCACTCCTCGGTCCAGAGTGTGCAGATCCAGCCGGTGTTCAACAGCGGGCTCCGCGGCCTGGTGACCCAGGACTCAGGCTCAGTCAGCCACTCCCCCAGGAGCCCCGCATCTCCGCCCTCTCTCAGGAGCAATGTTACTGCCATGGAAGAGCTGGTGGAGAAGGTCACAAGGaaagctgttgctgctgctgtgaagaaagagaaagaggagaagatggtCAGCTTGGACCGCCACAGGCATCCATCCTCCATCAAGTCGCCGTCTCCTGTACTGAAAGAGCAGAGGGACCACCAATCAGCGCCCAATGACCTCACTGTCGGGAAGCCCCTCGTGAGGAACAGCAGCCCTGGAAATGTAGAGTCAGAGCTGGTCTGCAAAAAGGAGCCCAAAGAGAGCCTGGTAGACAACCACCACAGCCATTCAAAGAACGGCCCAGAGACTCGCCAGTCACCCATCACCAACGGCACCAACAGCTTGGGCATCATCACCGATCACTCACCAGAGAGGCCTTTCATCAACCCCCTCAGCGCACTTCAGTCAATCATGAACAACCACCTGGGCAAGGCCTCCAAGCCCGTTAGCCCCGCGGGCGACCCGCTGGCCATGCTCTACAAGATCAGCAACAGCATGATGGAGAAACCGGCCTTCAACCAGACTCAAGCCAAGCAACCCGAGCCCATCAACTGCTACTATCAGTACGAGAGCAACGACCAGCCTATGGACCTGAGGAAGTCCaaaaacagcaacagcaacaacaacaacagcaacaacaacaacagcaacaacaacaacagcaacagcagcactgtcatcaacagcaacagcagcataAATGGTAACAAACCCATAATGtcaagcctgtctctctctgacatttCTTCTCCTCTGAGAGAGAATGCTTTGATGGACATCTCAGACATGGTGAAGAACCTTACAGGCAGGCTGACACCCAAGTCCTCCACCCCGTCATCCATCTCTGAGAAGTCAGACGCAGACGGTAGTGCGTTCGAGGATGCTCTGGACGACCTCTCCCCGGTCCAGAAGAGGAAAGGGCGGCAGTCCAACTGGAACCCCCAGcacctcctcatcctccaggCTCAGTTCTGCTCTAGCCTGCAGGAGACCCCGGAGGGCCGCTACGCCATGACGGACCTCGGCCCCCAAGAGCGGGTTCACATCTGCAAGTTCACAGGCCTCTCCATGACCACCATCTCTCACTGGCTGGCCAACGTCAAGTACCAGCTCCGGCGGACTGGYGGGACCAAGTTCCTGAAGAACATGGACTCCTGCCAGCCTGTGTTCCTCTGCGGTGACTGTGCCTCGCAGTTCAGGACTGCGTCYGCCTACATCGGCCACCTGGAGTCTCACCTGGGCTTCAGCTTGAAGGACCTGTCCAAGCTGTCCAATGAGCACCTACGGGAGCAGCAGGCTGCCTCCAAGGTGATCACAGACAAAATGACTTTTGGCAGCACCCTGGCATCCYTGACYGCACCAGACGACGACACTRGCTCAGTTTACCAGTGCAGGCTTTGCAATCGGACATTCGTCAGCAAGCACGCGGTCAAACTGCACCTCAGCAAGACCCATGGCAAGTCACCAGAAGATCACCTGGTGTTCGTCACTGCTCTTGAGAAACTGGAGAAGTAG